The following are encoded in a window of Scophthalmus maximus strain ysfricsl-2021 chromosome 2, ASM2237912v1, whole genome shotgun sequence genomic DNA:
- the cxxc5a gene encoding CXXC-type zinc finger protein 5 isoform X1, with protein MSTRLSEGGRTEDLERSSCKQDSPVTERRNRSGIISEPLSKSLKNSRTLSQYTAVSSATTNGHTGNTGSKSQSAKPQPPPQPQPTVSALTAAKLDRTLEQVLEGQNGLLHFAQAAALLKRAGMEHMLLPGGMGVGVGGGDAGSGASDLEGTSVTDAVGGPVDFPYGVGGGFPFNPGLFIMTPAGVFLADSALHMASLAEYPAQSELASAINSGKKKRKRCGMCPPCRRRINCEQCSSCRNRKTGHQICKFRKCEELKKKPSAALEKVMLPTGAAFRWFQ; from the coding sequence ATGTCTACCAGGCTGTCGGAGGGGGGCCGGACAGAGGACCTGGAGCGGAGTAGCTGCAAACAGGACTCTCCTGTTACTGAGCGCAGGAACCGCAGTGGCATCATCAGTGAGCCCCTCAGTAAGAGCCTCAAGAACTCTCGTACCCTCTCCCAGTATACGGCAGTCTCCTCGGCCACCACCAATGGACACACGGGCAATACTGGGTCTAAGAGCCAATCAGCCAAGCCTCAGCCACCCCCGCAGCCCCAACCCACTGTCTCCGCACTGACTGCAGCCAAGTTGGACCGAACCCTAGAACAGGTTCTGGAGGGACAGAATGGCCTGCTGCACTTTGCTCAGGCAGCAGCACTGTTAAAGCGGGCCGGTATGGAGCACATGCTCCTGCCTGGGGGCATGGGAGTGGGAGTTGGCGGTGGAGACGCAGGCTCGGGGGCTAGCGACTTGGAGGGTACGTCTGTCACGGACGCCGTAGGTGGTCCTGTTGACTTCCCATATGGAGTAGGGGGTGGCTTCCCCTTCAACCCGGGGCTTTTCATCATGACGCCGGCTGGAGTGTTTCTGGCAGACAGCGCGCTACACATGGCCAGCCTGGCCGAGTACCCAGCGCAGAGCGAGCTAGCCTCTGCGATCAACTCCGGTAAAAAGAAGCGAAAACGTTGCGGCATGTGCCCACCTTGCCGACGGCGGATAAACTGCGAGCAATGCAGCAGCTGCCGGAATCGCAAAACAGGCCACCAGATCTGCAAGTTTCGCAAATGTGAGGAGTTGAAGAAGaagccctctgctgctctggag
- the cxxc5a gene encoding CXXC-type zinc finger protein 5 isoform X2, which yields MSTRLSEGGRTEDLERSSCKQDSPVTERRNRSGIISEPLSKSLKNSRTLSQYTAVSSATTNGHTGNTGSKSQSAKPQPPPQPQPTVSALTAAKLDRTLEQVLEGQNGLLHFAQAAALLKRAGMEHMLLPGGMGVGVGGGDAGSGASDLEGTSVTDAVGGPVDFPYGVGGGFPFNPGLFIMTPAGVFLADSALHMASLAEYPAQSELASAINSGKKKRKRCGMCPPCRRRINCEQCSSCRNRKTGHQICKFRKCEELKKKPSAALEVMLPTGAAFRWFQ from the coding sequence ATGTCTACCAGGCTGTCGGAGGGGGGCCGGACAGAGGACCTGGAGCGGAGTAGCTGCAAACAGGACTCTCCTGTTACTGAGCGCAGGAACCGCAGTGGCATCATCAGTGAGCCCCTCAGTAAGAGCCTCAAGAACTCTCGTACCCTCTCCCAGTATACGGCAGTCTCCTCGGCCACCACCAATGGACACACGGGCAATACTGGGTCTAAGAGCCAATCAGCCAAGCCTCAGCCACCCCCGCAGCCCCAACCCACTGTCTCCGCACTGACTGCAGCCAAGTTGGACCGAACCCTAGAACAGGTTCTGGAGGGACAGAATGGCCTGCTGCACTTTGCTCAGGCAGCAGCACTGTTAAAGCGGGCCGGTATGGAGCACATGCTCCTGCCTGGGGGCATGGGAGTGGGAGTTGGCGGTGGAGACGCAGGCTCGGGGGCTAGCGACTTGGAGGGTACGTCTGTCACGGACGCCGTAGGTGGTCCTGTTGACTTCCCATATGGAGTAGGGGGTGGCTTCCCCTTCAACCCGGGGCTTTTCATCATGACGCCGGCTGGAGTGTTTCTGGCAGACAGCGCGCTACACATGGCCAGCCTGGCCGAGTACCCAGCGCAGAGCGAGCTAGCCTCTGCGATCAACTCCGGTAAAAAGAAGCGAAAACGTTGCGGCATGTGCCCACCTTGCCGACGGCGGATAAACTGCGAGCAATGCAGCAGCTGCCGGAATCGCAAAACAGGCCACCAGATCTGCAAGTTTCGCAAATGTGAGGAGTTGAAGAAGaagccctctgctgctctggag